Proteins encoded by one window of Musa acuminata AAA Group cultivar baxijiao chromosome BXJ2-9, Cavendish_Baxijiao_AAA, whole genome shotgun sequence:
- the LOC103999573 gene encoding putative germin-like protein 2-1, producing the protein MAARITLIAALLALASSHALAFDPSPLQDFCVADYDSNVFVNGFACKKAKDVTADDFYFTGLDKPASTANELGANITLVNVERLPGLNSLGVAMSRIDYAPFGLNPPHSHPRSSEILHVAEGTLYAGFVTSNTENGNLLFAKKLKKGDAFVFPRGLIHFQFNIGDTDAVAFATFGSQSPGLVTTANALFGSKPPIPDYILAQAVQLSKTTVGWLQQQQWLDIAQEYGQRLVQAN; encoded by the exons ATGGCTGCTAGGATCACCCTCATCGCTGCTCTTCTTGCCCTGGCTTCCTCTCATGCATTGGCATTTGATCCGAGTCCTCTCCAAGACTTTTGCGTTGCTGACTACGACTCCAACG TGTTTGTGAACGGATTCGCCTGCAAGAAAGCTAAGGATGTCACGGCAGATGACTTCTACTTCACCGGCTTAGACAAGCCCGCGAGCACCGCCAACGAGCTGGGCGCAAACATCACTCTCGTCAACGTGGAACGACTCCCAGGCCTCAACTCCCTTGGCGTCGCCATGTCTCGCATCGACTACGCGCCCTTCGGTCTCAACCCTCCTCACTCGCATCCACGATCGTCGGAGATACTGCACGTGGCGGAAGGAACGCTCTACGCCGGCTTCGTCACCTCCAACACGGAAAACGGCAACCTTCTCTTCGCTAAGAAGCTGAAGAAGGGCGACGCGTTTGTGTTCCCCAGGGGACTCATACACTTCCAGTTCAACATCGGGGACACCGATGCGGTGGCGTTCGCTACCTTTGGCAGCCAGAGCCCGGGTCTCGTCACCACCGCCAACGCACTGTTCGGATCGAAGCCGCCCATCCCTGATTACATTCTTGCCCAGGCCGTGCAGCTTAGCAAGACGACCGTGGGCTGGCTTCAGCAGCAGCAGTGGTTGGACATCGCTCAAGAATATGGACAACGCTTAGTACAAGCCAATTAA